A DNA window from Ornithinimicrobium humiphilum contains the following coding sequences:
- a CDS encoding AMIN-like domain-containing (lipo)protein gives MSELRDTELRDLLERVADLDGDVDVERSWAAGRRRRAQRRAGIGALAVTSVAAVALALGTGGLLGGQDPTPTGPAAVPDDLDTFVFAPRGAEPAAPVGTVDPSAELSPATAAELSGTSWVLQDGLWSSATPAADLTGSDAETTLVFGDVGERGGWGLSIGGCGDAAVQGLVLDERGRFVDPAVRTNDMGCPEDVQAAENFWTAALQGGGQLTVVGDAEWLLLSVDAPETDAATDEPETAAPTTTGSATATGSATATATDDGTGTPDDEGTAAPSGTTSPPASTAPPVQPPPTVPPAAEGFTAPEEVAVGGGWPGGGGALLAPTVRAGVHDGFDRVVVDLTGTGEPGWRAAYTDDPRLDGSGLPADIAGDSVLQVTLAGMGYPEPGSEVYDEGIFGLDTHTLSAVVEVWRTPPFEGQLQLFVGMQGEPRPYRVFLLQNPLRLVVDVQTAP, from the coding sequence ATGAGCGAGCTGCGCGACACGGAGCTGCGCGACCTGCTCGAGCGCGTCGCCGATCTCGACGGGGACGTCGACGTCGAGCGCTCCTGGGCGGCCGGTCGGCGCCGGAGGGCGCAGCGCCGTGCCGGGATCGGTGCGCTCGCGGTGACCTCGGTCGCGGCCGTCGCCCTGGCCCTGGGCACGGGCGGGCTGCTCGGTGGCCAGGACCCGACTCCGACGGGCCCCGCCGCCGTCCCCGACGACCTGGACACGTTCGTCTTCGCCCCGCGTGGTGCGGAGCCTGCCGCCCCGGTCGGCACCGTGGACCCGTCGGCTGAGCTGAGCCCGGCGACCGCGGCAGAGCTGTCCGGCACGTCGTGGGTGCTGCAGGACGGGCTGTGGAGCTCCGCCACCCCGGCCGCGGACCTCACCGGCAGCGATGCGGAGACCACGCTCGTCTTCGGGGACGTCGGCGAGCGCGGCGGGTGGGGCCTGAGCATCGGCGGGTGCGGCGATGCGGCTGTCCAGGGCCTGGTGCTGGACGAGCGGGGACGGTTCGTCGACCCGGCGGTCCGGACGAACGACATGGGCTGCCCCGAGGACGTGCAGGCGGCCGAGAACTTCTGGACCGCGGCGCTGCAGGGCGGGGGGCAGCTCACCGTGGTCGGTGACGCGGAGTGGCTGCTGCTCTCGGTGGACGCGCCCGAGACCGACGCCGCCACCGACGAGCCGGAGACCGCCGCACCCACGACGACCGGGTCCGCGACCGCGACCGGGTCCGCGACCGCGACCGCGACCGACGACGGGACGGGCACCCCGGACGACGAGGGGACGGCCGCCCCGAGCGGCACGACGTCGCCGCCCGCGTCGACGGCGCCCCCCGTGCAGCCGCCGCCCACCGTGCCGCCGGCGGCGGAGGGATTCACCGCGCCGGAGGAGGTGGCGGTCGGGGGCGGCTGGCCCGGCGGGGGCGGAGCGCTCCTGGCCCCCACGGTGCGGGCGGGGGTCCACGACGGCTTCGACCGGGTGGTGGTCGACCTGACGGGCACGGGGGAGCCGGGCTGGCGCGCGGCATACACCGACGACCCACGGCTGGACGGCTCCGGCCTGCCGGCCGACATCGCCGGCGACAGCGTGCTGCAGGTGACCCTCGCCGGCATGGGCTATCCCGAGCCGGGGTCGGAGGTCTACGACGAGGGGATCTTCGGGCTCGACACCCACACCCTGTCCGCCGTGGTCGAGGTCTGGCGCACCCCGCCGTTCGAGGGGCAGCTGCAGCTCTTCGTCGGGATGCAGGGGGAGCCGCGCCCCTATCGGGTGTTCCTGCTCCAGAACCCGCTCCGGCTGGTGGTCGACGTGCAGACCGCCCCCTGA
- a CDS encoding SigE family RNA polymerase sigma factor: MVTSDPAYTEFVLARQARLRRVAYLLCGDAALAEDLLQEALIALASRWESVDNPDAFVRRVIYRQRVSSWRKQRHEVVRDELPDRGVPDGADDRARDQEVHDALRALPPRQRAALVLRYFEDLTEAQTAEVMGVRLGTVKSLSHQAVARMRAELEARRASQREREGTR; encoded by the coding sequence ATGGTCACGAGCGACCCGGCATACACCGAGTTCGTGCTCGCGCGCCAGGCCCGGCTGCGCCGGGTGGCCTACCTGCTGTGCGGGGACGCCGCCCTGGCGGAGGACCTGCTGCAGGAGGCGCTCATCGCGCTGGCCTCGCGGTGGGAGTCGGTCGACAACCCCGACGCCTTCGTCCGGCGCGTGATCTACCGCCAGCGGGTCTCCTCGTGGCGCAAGCAGCGTCACGAGGTCGTCCGGGACGAGCTGCCCGACCGCGGCGTTCCTGACGGCGCGGACGACCGGGCCCGCGACCAGGAGGTCCACGACGCGCTCCGCGCCCTGCCACCGCGGCAGCGGGCCGCGCTGGTCCTGCGCTACTTCGAGGACCTGACCGAGGCGCAGACCGCCGAGGTCATGGGTGTGCGGCTCGGGACGGTCAAGAGCCTGTCGCACCAGGCGGTGGCCAGGATGCGCGCCGAGCTGGAGGCGCGCCGCGCCAGCCAGCGGGAGAGGGAGGGAACACGATGA
- a CDS encoding NAD(P)H-dependent flavin oxidoreductase: MTVLARLGLPVVGAPMAGGVSGPMLVSAVSDAGGLGMLAAGYRTPEQLAADLVHVRDLTDRPFGVNLFVPRPLDRAALEPAVTAYREALLPRAAALGVEPGHPVWHDTDAWAEKVLLVETLAPTVVSCTFGVPDAEAVERWRAAGCEVHVTVTSVAEALAAEAGGADVLVLQGQEAGGHRGTHDPAAEPEAIDHLGLLEAVRGAGVGLPLVAAGGITTPGDVRRASEAGAVAVQVGTALLLAPESGASPTYRAGLRDPSLTERVLTRAFTGRVAGAVRNRWVDELADLAPRAFPVVDQVSRPLRAAAARAGDLHGLHLWAGAGWRACQERPAAEIVRDLVGG, encoded by the coding sequence ATGACCGTGCTGGCGCGCCTGGGTCTGCCGGTCGTCGGCGCGCCGATGGCGGGCGGGGTGAGCGGGCCGATGCTGGTCTCGGCGGTCAGCGACGCCGGCGGCCTGGGCATGCTCGCCGCCGGCTACCGCACGCCCGAGCAGCTGGCCGCCGACCTGGTGCACGTGCGCGACCTCACCGACCGGCCGTTCGGGGTCAACCTCTTCGTGCCCCGACCCCTCGACCGCGCGGCGCTGGAGCCCGCGGTCACGGCCTACCGGGAGGCGCTGCTGCCCCGGGCGGCGGCCCTCGGCGTCGAGCCGGGGCACCCGGTCTGGCACGACACCGACGCCTGGGCGGAGAAGGTGCTCCTCGTCGAGACGCTCGCCCCGACCGTGGTCTCCTGCACCTTCGGCGTGCCGGACGCGGAGGCGGTGGAGCGCTGGCGGGCCGCCGGGTGCGAGGTCCACGTGACCGTGACCTCTGTGGCAGAGGCGCTCGCGGCCGAGGCCGGGGGCGCCGACGTGCTGGTGCTGCAGGGGCAGGAGGCCGGAGGGCACCGGGGCACCCACGACCCCGCGGCGGAGCCGGAGGCGATCGACCACCTGGGGCTGCTCGAGGCCGTGCGCGGCGCAGGCGTGGGCCTGCCGCTCGTGGCGGCTGGTGGCATCACGACACCCGGCGACGTGCGCAGGGCGAGCGAGGCCGGGGCCGTCGCGGTCCAGGTCGGCACCGCCCTGCTGCTCGCGCCGGAGTCCGGGGCGTCGCCGACCTACCGTGCCGGGCTCCGCGACCCGTCGCTGACCGAGCGGGTGCTCACCCGCGCCTTCACCGGACGGGTCGCGGGCGCCGTGCGCAACCGCTGGGTCGACGAGCTCGCGGACCTGGCACCTCGGGCCTTCCCGGTCGTCGACCAGGTCAGTCGCCCGCTGCGCGCCGCGGCCGCGCGGGCCGGTGACCTGCACGGGCTGCACCTGTGGGCAGGGGCCGGCTGGCGGGCGTGCCAGGAGCGACCCGCGGCCGAGATCGTGCGCGACCTGGTGGGCGGATGA
- a CDS encoding deoxyguanosinetriphosphate triphosphohydrolase, whose protein sequence is MTTSTGADVPGYTAADRERWVAEDPALKRSDRHDFARDRARVVHSAALRRLAATTQVVRPDSDDFVRNRLTHSLEVAQIGREFGAALGCDADVVDTACLAHDIGHPPFGHNGEAVLDEIAADIGGFEGNAQTLRVLTRLEAKRTHPDGRPAGLNLTRASLDAATKYPWARGRGRPDAGRKFGVYEDDLDVFTWLRTGVPDGPSDRRCLEAQVMDWSDDVAYCVHDVEDAIASRRVDPAALRSRDTQTDVAALAREWYAPDLEVEALRTALVEVLDSGVVPMHHDGTRADLAALKDMTSRLIGHFVHTVELATRERYGPGVLSRYAADLVVPDRVRAQAAVLKAVAARFVMLTEERREVMSAEREVLESLVASYRADPSLLDPVHREAYDAAPDDTAALRAVVDQVASLSDARALAVHAELSRRSPRGSSV, encoded by the coding sequence GTGACCACCTCGACCGGCGCCGACGTGCCCGGCTACACCGCCGCCGACCGGGAGCGCTGGGTCGCCGAGGACCCCGCGCTGAAGCGGTCGGACCGGCACGACTTCGCCCGCGACCGGGCGCGGGTGGTGCACTCCGCGGCGCTGCGGCGGCTGGCGGCGACGACGCAGGTGGTCCGGCCCGACAGCGACGACTTCGTGCGCAACCGGCTGACCCACTCGCTGGAGGTCGCGCAGATCGGGCGCGAGTTCGGGGCGGCCCTCGGCTGCGACGCCGACGTCGTCGACACGGCCTGCCTGGCCCACGACATCGGTCACCCGCCCTTCGGGCACAACGGGGAGGCGGTGCTCGACGAGATCGCCGCCGACATCGGCGGCTTCGAGGGCAACGCCCAGACGCTGCGGGTGCTCACCCGGCTGGAGGCCAAGCGCACGCACCCCGACGGCCGTCCCGCGGGCCTCAACCTCACCCGGGCCAGCCTCGACGCCGCGACGAAGTATCCCTGGGCACGCGGCCGGGGCCGCCCGGACGCCGGGCGGAAGTTCGGGGTCTACGAGGACGACCTCGACGTCTTCACCTGGCTCCGCACCGGGGTGCCGGACGGCCCGAGCGACCGCCGCTGCCTCGAGGCCCAGGTCATGGACTGGTCCGACGACGTCGCCTACTGCGTGCACGACGTCGAGGACGCCATCGCCTCTCGCCGGGTCGACCCCGCGGCGCTGCGCTCGCGCGACACCCAGACCGACGTGGCCGCGCTCGCCCGCGAGTGGTACGCCCCCGACCTCGAGGTCGAGGCGCTGCGGACCGCGCTGGTGGAGGTGCTCGACAGCGGCGTCGTGCCGATGCACCACGACGGCACGCGCGCCGACCTCGCCGCGCTCAAGGACATGACGAGCCGGCTCATCGGGCACTTCGTCCACACCGTCGAGCTGGCGACCCGCGAGCGCTACGGCCCCGGCGTGCTCAGCCGCTACGCCGCCGACCTCGTCGTGCCCGACCGGGTGCGCGCCCAGGCCGCGGTGCTCAAGGCCGTCGCCGCCCGCTTCGTCATGCTCACCGAGGAGCGTCGCGAGGTGATGAGCGCCGAGCGGGAGGTGCTGGAGTCCCTCGTGGCGAGCTATCGCGCCGACCCCTCGCTGCTCGACCCCGTCCACCGAGAGGCCTACGACGCCGCGCCGGACGACACCGCCGCGCTCCGCGCCGTCGTCGACCAGGTCGCCAGTCTCTCCGACGCACGGGCGCTCGCCGTCCACGCCGAGCTCTCCCGCCGGTCTCCCCGGGGTTCGTCGGTATGA
- a CDS encoding DUF2277 domain-containing protein, whose amino-acid sequence MCRSIRPLNNFAPPASREEVRAAALQYVRKVGGASRPAKVNEQAYATAVEKIALATQELLDSLVTTAPPKDREVEAAKARARAQARYA is encoded by the coding sequence ATGTGTCGCAGCATCCGTCCGCTCAACAACTTCGCGCCCCCCGCGAGCCGGGAGGAGGTGCGCGCGGCCGCGCTGCAGTACGTCCGCAAGGTCGGCGGCGCGAGCCGCCCGGCCAAGGTCAACGAGCAGGCCTACGCGACCGCGGTGGAGAAGATCGCGCTCGCCACCCAGGAGCTGCTGGACTCCCTGGTGACGACCGCGCCGCCGAAGGACCGCGAGGTGGAGGCCGCCAAGGCCCGAGCCCGCGCCCAGGCCCGGTACGCCTAG
- a CDS encoding sulfurtransferase → MPSPSRPLVSAADLAAELSPDRPEASRPVLVDVRWSLGTPPERNRAEYLEGHLPGAAFLDLDSGLADPVAPDRRGGRHPMPSLERVQDALRAAGVRRDRPVVFYDARISAGAARAWWVARYHGLTDVRVLDGGLHAWTEAGLPVETGEVDVAPGDVGLTPGDRQLLDADGLAAWLERGGQVLDARPANRFRGEDETIDPVAGHVPGARNLPSLSLLAEDGTFLPADALSALLTEAGVDPATPTALYCGSGVTAAHAALALESAGLLATEPAVYVGSWSDWVSDPSRPVATGPA, encoded by the coding sequence ATGCCGAGCCCCTCCCGCCCCCTCGTCAGCGCCGCCGACCTCGCGGCCGAGCTCTCGCCCGATCGCCCGGAGGCCTCACGCCCCGTCCTCGTGGACGTGCGGTGGTCGTTGGGGACGCCACCCGAGCGCAACCGGGCGGAGTACCTCGAGGGTCACCTGCCTGGTGCCGCCTTCCTCGACCTCGACTCCGGACTCGCGGACCCCGTGGCGCCGGACCGGCGTGGTGGCCGCCACCCGATGCCCTCGCTCGAGCGGGTGCAGGACGCGCTGCGGGCGGCCGGGGTCCGGCGGGACCGGCCGGTCGTCTTCTACGACGCCCGCATCTCGGCCGGGGCCGCCCGGGCGTGGTGGGTCGCCCGCTACCACGGCCTGACCGACGTGCGCGTCCTGGACGGCGGGCTGCACGCCTGGACCGAGGCCGGGCTGCCGGTCGAGACCGGCGAGGTCGACGTGGCCCCGGGAGACGTCGGGCTGACGCCCGGCGACAGGCAGCTGCTCGACGCGGACGGCCTGGCCGCCTGGCTGGAGCGCGGGGGGCAGGTGCTCGACGCCCGCCCCGCCAACCGCTTCCGCGGCGAGGACGAGACGATCGACCCCGTCGCCGGCCACGTGCCGGGGGCGCGCAACCTCCCGTCCCTCTCGCTCCTGGCCGAGGACGGCACCTTCCTGCCAGCCGACGCCCTCTCCGCCCTGCTGACCGAGGCCGGCGTCGACCCGGCGACACCGACGGCGCTCTACTGCGGGTCGGGCGTCACGGCGGCGCACGCGGCTCTCGCCCTGGAGTCGGCCGGCCTGCTGGCCACCGAGCCCGCGGTCTACGTCGGCAGCTGGAGCGACTGGGTCAGCGACCCCTCGCGCCCGGTGGCGACCGGTCCGGCCTGA
- the trhA gene encoding PAQR family membrane homeostasis protein TrhA, translating into MGQTHEDLATAPRSRDGSVHVTDERINTITHLVGSCLAVAGVALLVAQASAQGDPWKIVAFSVYGASLVLLLVSSTLHHGLDRGERVNDVLRTMDYTSVFALIAGTVTPVVLVLMRTTFGWTLLGVVWGLAVAGIVVRSVWRQLPKWVTNTLYISLGWTTVLLALGDVALPFGALALMAAGGLVYTVGFVVFVIERPNPVPGVLGFHELWHVLVVVAAALHFVMMYVYVLPA; encoded by the coding sequence ATGGGGCAGACCCATGAGGACCTGGCCACCGCGCCGCGCAGCCGTGACGGCAGCGTGCACGTCACCGACGAGCGCATCAACACCATCACGCACCTCGTCGGCTCCTGCCTGGCGGTGGCGGGCGTCGCGCTGCTGGTCGCCCAGGCCTCGGCCCAGGGCGACCCGTGGAAGATCGTCGCCTTCTCCGTCTACGGCGCGAGCCTGGTCCTGCTGCTCGTTTCGAGCACGCTGCACCACGGCCTCGACCGCGGCGAGCGGGTCAACGACGTGCTGCGCACGATGGACTACACCTCGGTCTTCGCCCTCATCGCCGGCACGGTCACCCCGGTGGTGCTCGTCCTCATGCGCACCACCTTCGGCTGGACCCTGCTGGGCGTGGTCTGGGGCCTGGCGGTGGCGGGCATCGTCGTACGCTCGGTCTGGCGGCAGCTGCCCAAGTGGGTGACCAACACCCTGTACATCTCGCTGGGCTGGACCACCGTGCTCCTGGCGCTCGGCGACGTCGCGCTGCCCTTCGGCGCCCTGGCCCTGATGGCCGCCGGCGGTCTCGTCTACACCGTCGGCTTCGTCGTCTTCGTGATCGAGCGTCCCAACCCGGTGCCGGGCGTCCTGGGGTTCCACGAGCTGTGGCACGTCCTCGTCGTGGTCGCCGCCGCCCTGCACTTCGTCATGATGTACGTCTACGTCCTGCCGGCCTGA
- the dusB gene encoding tRNA dihydrouridine synthase DusB, whose amino-acid sequence MSTLPTLLPPLRIGPHTIDSPVVLAPMAGITNRAFRKLCREYGDQGLAAAATAAGAEEGAASGSGCLYVSEMVTSRALVERTPISMKLIEHDPEEQPRSVQLYGVDPATVGAAVRMLVQEDRADHVDLNFGCPVPKVTRKGGGSALPWKTDLFRGIVRAAVREAGPAGIPVTVKMRVGIDGEHETFLDAGRIAEEEGAAAVALHARTAAQAYSGQADWSRIAELKQAVTSIPVLGNGDIWSAEDAVRMVEETGCDGVVVGRGCLGRPWLFTDLAAAFAGSRVRVEPTLGEVCRVLRRHAELLVEFHSDEGKGCRDIRKHIAWYTKGFRVGGEMRHQLGLVNTLADLDRLIGTLDLDQPWPGDAAEGQRGRAGSPRVVALPDRWLESRELDAQQRAVVAQAELDVSGG is encoded by the coding sequence ATGAGCACGCTTCCCACCCTCCTGCCGCCGCTGCGCATCGGCCCGCACACCATCGACTCGCCGGTGGTGCTGGCACCGATGGCGGGCATCACCAACCGCGCCTTCCGCAAGCTGTGCCGCGAGTACGGCGACCAGGGGCTGGCCGCCGCGGCGACCGCCGCCGGGGCCGAGGAGGGTGCCGCGTCGGGCTCGGGCTGTCTCTACGTGAGCGAGATGGTGACCTCGCGTGCCCTCGTCGAGCGCACCCCGATCTCCATGAAGCTCATCGAGCACGACCCCGAGGAGCAGCCGCGCTCGGTCCAGCTCTACGGCGTGGACCCGGCGACCGTGGGTGCCGCCGTGCGGATGCTCGTGCAGGAGGACCGCGCCGACCACGTCGACCTCAACTTCGGCTGCCCGGTGCCCAAGGTCACCCGCAAGGGCGGCGGCTCGGCCCTGCCCTGGAAGACCGACCTCTTCCGGGGGATCGTGCGCGCCGCCGTGCGCGAGGCCGGCCCCGCGGGCATCCCCGTCACCGTCAAGATGCGGGTCGGCATCGACGGCGAGCACGAGACCTTCCTCGACGCCGGTCGCATCGCCGAGGAGGAGGGCGCCGCCGCGGTCGCGCTGCACGCGCGCACGGCCGCGCAGGCCTACTCCGGCCAGGCCGACTGGAGCCGCATCGCCGAGCTCAAGCAGGCCGTCACCTCGATCCCCGTCCTGGGCAACGGCGACATCTGGTCGGCCGAGGACGCGGTCCGCATGGTGGAGGAGACCGGCTGCGACGGCGTCGTCGTGGGCCGCGGCTGCCTCGGACGGCCGTGGCTGTTCACCGACCTCGCGGCCGCCTTCGCGGGCTCGCGCGTCCGGGTCGAGCCCACCCTCGGCGAGGTATGCCGTGTGCTGCGCCGCCACGCCGAGCTGCTCGTGGAGTTCCACTCCGACGAGGGCAAGGGCTGCCGCGACATCCGCAAGCACATCGCCTGGTACACCAAGGGCTTCCGCGTCGGCGGCGAGATGCGTCACCAGCTGGGGCTCGTCAACACGCTGGCCGACCTGGACCGGCTCATCGGGACGCTCGACCTCGACCAGCCCTGGCCCGGCGACGCGGCCGAGGGCCAGCGCGGTCGGGCCGGCTCACCGCGCGTCGTGGCGCTGCCCGACCGGTGGCTGGAGTCGCGCGAGCTGGACGCGCAGCAGCGCGCCGTCGTGGCCCAGGCCGAGCTCGACGTCTCGGGAGGCTGA